A segment of the Lelliottia amnigena genome:
CAGGGATTTTCAGCCCCAAACGCTGGCATTCAAACGCAGCGCCAACCGCCAGGTCATCGTTGGTACAGAAGATGCCATCGAGCTGCGGATATTCACGACGCGCCTGACGCATCAGCTCAATACCGGACGAATAGGAAGACGATTGCTCCACCATCACGCTGTACGGCGTTAAATGCGCGTCGAGCATGGCCTGCTCGTAGCCCTTCTGTTTGATGATAGTACGTTCATCCAGACGTGCGCCAAGATAGGCGACGTGGCGATGCCCACGCGCAAGAATGGCGGCAGTCATCTGGCGAGCGGCCTCAAAATTGTCGAATCCGACGGCGATATCCAGACACGGAGACTGGCTGTCCATCAGCTCGACGACCGGAATCCCGGCGACTTCAATCATTTTGAGCGTGCGAGGGGTGTGAGTACGTTCCGTTAAAATCAGACCGTCGATGTTCCAGGAAAGCATGGATTCAAGACGTTCCTCTTCCAGTTCCGGTTTGTACCCATAGTGCGCAAGCATGGTCTGATAACCGTAAGCATCGGTGACGCTTTCGATACCGCGCAGCACTTCGGCGAAAACCTGGTTGGTCAGGGAAGGAAGCAGGACACCGACCGCGCGGCTGGTGGAATTGGAGAGAATATCGGGGGCGCGGTTGGGGATATAACCCAGTTCATCGAGAGCAGCGGCAATCTTGCCACGCAACGCCAGGGAAACCTGTTCCGGGTTACGCAAAAAGCGGCTGACCGTCATTTTGGTCACACCGACGCGATCGGCTACATCCTGAAGTACGGGTCTTTTCTTTTTCATCGTCCTGAGAAATCTTGAGTGAGAGATTTTCTCAGTTTATCACGGACAAAGGCCAACCTTCCCCTGTCAAATGGTGAGGGTTAGCCTTTTATCAAAAAAATACACGTAATCATTCGAGTTGCATCGAGGCGGCGACGCAGTGAAACCCCGGTCGCGTACATATCTACGCGACCGGGGTTACGAGTTAAGCCAACGACGATGCGGCTTAACGGATGACGCATCTTCAGACCGGTGGCAGATCGAAAAGCAGTATTTCACTTTCACTGTCGGCATGGATGGATAGCGCCTGCTCATCCCAAATCGCCAGACCATCGGCAGTGGTGGCTTTGGTGCCGTTAATGCTCACCTCGCCTTTTACGACCTGGATCCACACGCGGCGTTCCGCAGCAATCTGGTGCACAGATTGTTCGTTTTTCGCCAGCGCCCAGCGATACAGTTCCATATCCTGATGTACTTTCAGCGAGCCATCACGAGCATCGGGAGAGAGCACCAGCTGTTTGCCCTGTTCTGCATCAAAGCGACGCTGCTCGTAGCGCGGCGTAATACCGGTTTCTTCTGGAATGATCCAGATTTGATACAGGTGCAGTTTTTCCGTTTTGCTCGGGTTGTATTCCGAGTGACGTACACCGGTCCCTGCGCTCATGATCTGGAATTCACCCGCCGGAACCTGCTCTTCGTTACCCATGCTGTCTTTGTGTGCCACGGCACCTTCGAGCACATAGGTCAAAATTTCCATGTCTTTGTGCGGGTGAGTGCCGAAGCCCTGGCCTGCATCAATCACGTCATCGTTAATCACGCGCAGTGCCGAGAAGCCCATGAAATTCGGGTCGTAATAGTCAGCAAACGAGAAGGTATGCCATGAGTCCAGCCAGCCATGATTTGCGTGACCACGTTCGTTAGCTTTGCGTAAGAAGATCATTGTTTTTCACCCCAGTTCGTTTCGATGGAGTAAGTGTGGACGTATTCGCGCTGGGATGATAGTGGGTGAAAATTGACTCCTCTGTTCAAAAATTATGAACAAGTCCAGAGGAGCCACTTTTGCTTATTTCGCGAGGGTTACCGTAGCAGGAGAGGCCTGCTCAAACGCCCGTTCAAGGATTTCCAGATTGGTCAGAACGTCAGATTCCTTGACGTAATTTGGCGTCCCTTCGGTGATGGTTTCAAAGAGCGCATCATAGACGCGGCCATAGTCGCCAATTTCCGCTGCGATCTCTTCTTTGACCGTCACACCGTCGGCATTGACGTACTCCATCACGCCGAGGG
Coding sequences within it:
- the gntR_2 gene encoding LacI family transcriptional regulator, which translates into the protein MKKKRPVLQDVADRVGVTKMTVSRFLRNPEQVSLALRGKIAAALDELGYIPNRAPDILSNSTSRAVGVLLPSLTNQVFAEVLRGIESVTDAYGYQTMLAHYGYKPELEEERLESMLSWNIDGLILTERTHTPRTLKMIEVAGIPVVELMDSQSPCLDIAVGFDNFEAARQMTAAILARGHRHVAYLGARLDERTIIKQKGYEQAMLDAHLTPYSVMVEQSSSYSSGIELMRQARREYPQLDGIFCTNDDLAVGAAFECQRLGLKIPDDIAIAGFHGHDIGQVMEPRLASVLTPRERMGRIGAERLLARIRGEVVTPKMLDLGFTLSPGGSI
- the yhhW gene encoding pirin, with protein sequence MIFLRKANERGHANHGWLDSWHTFSFADYYDPNFMGFSALRVINDDVIDAGQGFGTHPHKDMEILTYVLEGAVAHKDSMGNEEQVPAGEFQIMSAGTGVRHSEYNPSKTEKLHLYQIWIIPEETGITPRYEQRRFDAEQGKQLVLSPDARDGSLKVHQDMELYRWALAKNEQSVHQIAAERRVWIQVVKGEVSINGTKATTADGLAIWDEQALSIHADSESEILLFDLPPV